The Rhodospirillales bacterium genome includes the window CTATGCAGGGCGCAATCATGCGGCATCCCGCCGAATTCGTGCAGATGCAGGATCGTTACCGGTGTGTCGGGTCGTTGCGGCTGGTCTGACAAAATCCGGCGCAGATTGAACGGAAACAAACCTGGGTCAACATCGCCGATGGGAACGACATCATATCCGGCGACATCCATGACGCGCAGCCGTCCCATTCTTTCTGCCCGACTGGCATCGACCACCATCGGATAAAGCTCAGGCGTCAAGGAAAAACACTGCGCGGCACCTTCAATACCGCTGTAAAAATAGAACAGCGGGCGTTTTTCACGAATCCACGTGAGAAAACCCTGAAGATTCGGATTCTCATGGTCTTGCGAAACATCCAACAGCATGACGATGGAAAACGCCGTTCGGTCATCGTTGGGATCTGCTATAGGTGGCTGCGAAACAGCAACGCCCCCAAAAGCGCCCTGTGCGCCTTCGCGTGTATCCTGTGACATGAAAACCTCTGCTCGGTATTATTGTTTTTTTCTTATTCAAAAATCCTAGGCAAATCATACGCCAGTGTGCAACGAAAAAAGCCCCGCGCACTGACTCAAGAACAAAAAACCCGCCGTTTCCGGCGGGTTTTCAAATCACAAAAAACTGCGATCAATCGTCGCGCTGGGTTTTTTCCAGACGCTCGTGCTTTTCCTGCGCCTCGATCGACAGGGTCGCGATCGGGCGGGCGTCAAGCCGTGCGACGGAAATCGGTTCGCCCGTTTCCTCGCAATAACCGTATGAACCGTCCTCGACGCGCAACAGCGCCTCGTTGATCTTGCCGATCAGTTTGCGCTCGCGGTCGCGCGTGCGCAGCTCCAGCGCGTGGTCGGTTTCCGCCGCCGCGCGGTCGGCGATGTCGGGCTTCTGCAATTCCGTCCCCTGCAGCGTGTTGTGCACGGTTTCTTCGGACCCATGCAGCAATTCCTCCCGCCATGCGACCAGTTTCTTGCGGAAATAGGCCAGCATGACCGGGTTCATGAATTTACCCTTGTCTTTCTTCGGATCGTAATCCGGCGGGACGGTGACGGTGCTGGATGCGGTCGACATAAGCGATTGATTCCCTGAAGTTAAGGTCAAAAATATCGGCAACGATATAACAGGATGGTCGCCGAATTCCACAAGGAAAACAAGGCCCGCGCCACCTTGCGCGCAAGTCATTGAAAAAACGCGATTAACTGTTCTTGTTTTTGGCTGTGTCGCGGGCCATTTCCATTTTGGCCATCTCCACCTGCGCACGCAGATCGACCTGATCGAGCAGGTCGGACAAGGCCGGGTCCTCGATTTTCTCGCGCCTTTCCGCAACGCTGGCCGATACCCGCTCCAGCGTTTCGGCGGTGATTTGCCCGCTTAGCAGCCCGCGATGCACGCCCTCCAGCGCGTCAAGAACCTTGCCGGCGCGGGCTGTCATGCGCTTGCGTGCCTTGCGTTCGGTCGGATCCTCGGCTGCCTGCGCGGCCAACAGACTGCCCACCCCCATGACTGGCGCCCCGCCGCGTGGACCGTCAGCCTCTTCGACATCCGAATCCAGAAACGCGCCGAAAGACGACGAAACATCCCCGCTTTTACGGGCTTTTCCGCTTTTTTTGACATCGCTGCTGCGGTTCGGACCTTCAATGCGCATAACGCCGATTATGACGCAATCGGGCGTTCCTGTCATCCGCGTTGACCCAAAACACAACTTGGCACGCTTCTCGCATTCTCATGTACCGGAAAGGATCAACCGCCCATGCGCCTGCGCAAATTCACCCTCTCGCTTCTGGTTCTGGCCGCTTTGGCTGCTGGAATTTCGATGCCGGCCGCCGCGTCCGGATCCTCGCGCATCAAGGACATCGTGGATATCGAGGGCGTGCGCGACAACATGCTGATCGGCTATGGCCTTGTCGTCGGGCTGAACGGCACGGGCGACAAACTGAACAACGCGCCCTTCACCAAACAATCCCTGACCGCGATGCTCGAACGCCTTGGCGTCAACGTCCGCGACCAGAACCTGAACACCGGCAACGTGGCGGCGGTGATGGTCACCGGCACCCTGCCCCCGTTCACCAATCAGGGCGCGCGCATCGACGTCAACGTTTCCACGCTGGGCGATGCCAAATCGCTGCAGGGCGGCACGCTTCTGGTCACGCCGCTAATGGCCGGCGACGGCGAGGTTTACGCAGTCGCGCAAGGCCCCGTCACCGTCTCCGGCTTTGCCGCGGGCGGCGACGCCGGCACCGTCACCCAGAATATTCCGACCGCCGGACGCGTGCCCAACGGCGCGATCGTGGAAAAGGAAATTGGCTTCGACATGGCGGGCATGGCGACCGTGCGGCTGTCGCTGCGCAACCCGGACTTCACCACCGCGCGCCGCATCGCCGCCACCATCAACCAGCAATACGGGGCAAAAGTTGCCCAGGCCGAAAACAACGCCTCGGTCAAGGTCACGCCACCCACCGGAAAATCGGTGGTCGATACCATCACCGACATCGAGCAGTTCACCATCGAACCCGATCAGGTCGCCAAAATCGTGATCGACGAACGCTCTGGCGTCATCGTCATGGGCGCGGATGTCCGCATCTCCACCGTTGCCGTGGCACAGGGCAATCTGACGGTGCGCATCACCGAAACGCCGCAGGTTTCGCAACCCGCCCCCTTCTCGCAACAGGGCACGACCACGACCGTTCCGCGCACCAATATCGACGTCAACACCCCCCCGGGCAACATCGCCTATCTGCCCGCGGGCGTGACGTTGCAGGAACTGGTTTCGTCCCTCAACGCACTGGGCGTGACACCGCGCGACGTGATCACCATTCTTCAGGCGATCAAGGCCGCGGGCGCGATCCAGGCGGAAATCGAGGTGCTGTGATGACGTCCGTAACCAACACCGCCGCATCCCTGGCCCCGCTGGCATCCGTCGACACTGCCCTCGTACGTGCGAAACAGGGCCTGCAAAGCACGAAGATCGACCCGGCAAAGATGAAGGAGATCGACGCCACGGCGAAGGAATTTGAATCCATGTTCATCGCCCAGATGATCCAGCCGATGTTCGAAGGTCTGAGCGCCGACCCTGCCTTCGGCGGCGGCGAGGCCGAGGATACGTGGAAAGGCATGATGATCGAACAATACGGCCACAAGCTGGCCGAGGCGGGCGGTTTTGGCCTGTCGGATTCGATCCGCGCCGCGATGATTCAGATGCAGGAAACGCAACAACAACAAGGGAACGCGCAATGAGCCCGGCCGCACGAAACGCAACGATGACACTGACAAGCGAGGTCGAAGCGATCATGGATACACTGTGCGGCCTGCTCGACCGCGAAAGCAACGCCGTCAAGGGCGCCGATTTCGTCACCTTCAAATCGGTACAGGAAGACAAGTTCGCGATGCTCACCCGCTATAAGTCGCTGATGGAAACGCTCCAGCGTCAAGCCCCAGCCCTGAAAGGCGGTGATCAGGCCCTGCGCGAACGCCTGCGCCTTGCCGGCGAACGCTTCTCCGCCGCGGCTGAACGCAATGCCCGCGTGCTGGAAGCCGGCCGCAACTCGATGCAGCGCATCGTCGATCGCATCGTGCGCTCGGCGCGCGAAACCGTCCATGCCGACCGCCAGACCTATACCCGCAAGGGCCGCGCCGGAACGACGCAGGCACCTTTGTCCATTCAGGTCGATACCGTCCTCTAACCGGAAAGCACGATCATGCCGCAAGCCACCATCGCATCCCAGCTTCTGCCTGACGTTCCCCTCAAAAATGCGGGGAAGGCCTCCGGCAGGAACAAATTAACGCTCGACCAGCTTGTCGGAAAACCCGATCAAAGTACGGCCTTCGGAAAACTGCTTGCCGGTCTGGGAAAAGGCCGCGCGGCACAGGCGACCGCGCTGTTGAGCGCTGCCGGAAAACAAGGCGCCGATACGCTCGTCGACCCCGCTGCCGATGCAGCGCTTGCGCTTCAATCCTTGCAGATTTCCCCGGAACTGGCCGCCGCGCTCAAAAAACTGAAACGCGCCGACCTGCAATCTCTGCCGCCGGAAATCGCGACGGCCTTCGCGCCGCATATGACCCAGTCCGGCACGCTCGACGCCCAGACCTTATCTCTGCTCGACACGCTATCCTCGGGCGCGGGTCTGACGGTTTCCAACTCACCGACCGATCTGGTTACGTTCGTTTCCGATCCCGGTCTGGCCAAGGCGCTGATGAGCCTTTCCGCCAAGCTCGACCTGCTTAAACAAGTGGCGCAAGGCGGCGACCAAGCCGCGGCGGATGTCACTTCAGCTTTTGCCGCGCTGCTGCCAGCATCGGTATCGACAACCGTTACGGCCCCCGCCATCGACGCCAAGACCGGGCAACCCACGACCACCAACATCACCATGACCATCGCCGATTTAGACGGGGATGGCTTTCAGGCGCTTAAAAAGCTCGCCTTCGCCGACATCGCCCCATATCTGACCATGCCACGGCTGGTGCACACCGGCGGCAACACCGTAATGAAGGTCGCCCAAGGCCCTGCCTTTCTCAACGACGGTAACGACGATACCGCGACCTGGCTGGGCAACCCCGCCACCTTGTCCCCGGTTTTGCAAACCGTGCAGGCCTTGACCGGATCGACCGGCGACACATCGCCCGTTCCCGTCGCCGGATTTCCGGCGCAGACAAATACCGCCGCCGCGATGGAAACCACCGTGCAGGCGATGATGCCGCAGACCATGACGCCGCAGGCGTCACCCTTCAACCATGCACAGTTGATGGCCGCGCTGTTGGGTCTGCCCGCACAGCAAAAAACCGCGCCGCAAATGCAAACCCCGGGTATGTCCGCGCAGGCGCAATCGTCGGCCACGGCTGATACGCAGACCGGCACGATCGCGGCGAACGCACCCAACACGGCGGGTCTTCAAATCCAGGCCGCGGCGGCCCCCAACGCCGCTGCGGCGATCCACATCTCCGCCACGACGTTGATGCCGCAAAGCACTGCCGCGCCGCACGGTTTCGGCAAAGAGCTCAAGGGGCTTGATACCTCTCTCGCCGCCTTTGATGCCACCGATGGCAACATGACCGGTCTTACCGACCCCGCCTTGCAAATCCACGCTGACGCGGCGCAGAATATCGCCGGATCGACCGCCACCCTGACCGCGGCGCGCACTGCCGCCTCAGGCCTGCACCCGTCCATCCATCTGGTTTCGGCGGCGCTGCAACGCGGCATGGAAGGCGCGGTCGCGGGTATTGACCGCCAGTTCACGATTCAACTGGAACCCGCAAATCTGGGGCGCGTAAAAATCACCCTGCAATTTTCGGAAGACAACACGATCAAGGCAAAACTGGTGGCCGAGCGACCCGAAACCGTCGCGATGCTGCAAAAGGATGCGAACACGCTTCAACGCACGCTGCACGATCAGGGCTTCAACCTGAACGCCGATTCCCTGACCTTCGATCTCGGCGGTCAGGGCAGCTTTCAGGGCTCGATGTCACAAAACGGCAACAGCTATCAGAACGGCGGAAACGCTAGCACGGACGAAGATGGCACAGAGCTTGCAACGATTGAAACCGTAATGCCGATCTTCGTCGATCCCGAAACCGGTCTTACGCATGTGAACGTAGTGATTTAGGAACCCGAACCATGACCTCGATCAGTTCGACCACCCTGTCCACCATGGCAACCGGCACCGCCGATGCCGCGAAAAAGGCGGGCGACACCTATAACCAGTTCCTGACGCTGCTGACCACGCAACTTCAGAATCAGGATCCGCTCGACCCCATGAACTCCAGCGAATTCACCAACCAGTTGGTCCAGTTCAGCCAGGTCGAACAGGGCATTTTGACCAACCAAAAGCTCGACACGCTTTTAGGCCAGCTCAACAACAATCAGATGGGGCAATCCCTCGGTTATATCGGCAAGGACATCTATTACAAGGGCGACACGGTTTATTACGACGGCAGCGGCCTCAAGATCGGTTATGCCATCGACGGCGACGCCAAAACAGCCAAGCTGCGCGTCCTTGATGCGAACAAGAATGTCGTGCGCACCATGGACATCACGGCGGGCAATACGTCCGGCAACCTGACCTGGGATGGCAAGGACGATCAGGGATTGCCGGTCGCGGACGGCACATATTCGGTGGTCGTCGACGCGCTTGATTCAACCGGCACCCAGATCGGCACCTACACCGGCGTGCCTGCCCGCGTCCAAGGCGTGGAAATGACGGACGGCGTTCTGTATCTGGCCGTCAACGGCGACCGTCGTATCGACGCGACCACGGTGCTTTCGATTTCCGAACCCGACACGATCGTGGCACCGGACACAGGAACGGGCACCGGGACGACGACAGGATAATTCATTCATAGAACGCAACGCGACCAACACATATACATACGGATCTTTCAGGAGGTAAACCACCATGTCACTTTTCGGCTCTCTCATCACCGGCGTGTCGGCCCTTTCGGCCCAGGCCCAGTCCATTTCGATGATCGCGAACAACATCGCGAACGTGAACACCGTCGGCTACAAGCGCCGCGAGGCGGCCTTCCAGTCGCTGGTCACGTCGGAATCGCGCAACGCCCGCTATACGCCGGGTTCGGTGCTTGCCCGCGCGGTCCAGAAAATCGACTCGCAAGGCGCGTTGCAACAAACCAACTCGACGACCGACGTCGCGATTTCCGGGAACGGCTTCTTTGTCGTTCAACGTTCGCCCGAAGGTCTGCAGGAAAAACTTTTTACCCGCGCTGGCTCTTTCTCGGAAGACTCGAACGGTTATCTGCGCAACACCGCCGGCTTCTACCTGATGGGCTGGCGTATTGACGAGAACGGCAACCTGCCGGCAGGCCGCGACGATATTTCCTCGCTTGAATCGGTCAACGTCTCGCTGCTCGGCGGCTTGACCAAGGCGACCAGTTCGGCCGAATTCTCGCTCAACCTCGACGCGTCGGAAACGCCGACCGCCTACCCGGTCGCATCCAGCACGGCGCCGGATTTCAAACGCACCCTGCGCGTGTTCGACTCGTTGGGCGAAGGCCAGAACCTGGAACTGCAATTCACCAAGCACACCTCGCCCACCGCCTACTCGGTTTCGTCGATTTCCGGCGCGGGCGCCGAACGCAGCGACCTGTTGACCAGCTTCGCCGGCGTCGACGCGGGCGAATCGGTCAATATCGCTGTCGGCACCGCCAACAACACCTTTACCGTGACCTCCACCAGCACGGTCCAGGACCTGATCGACTTCGTCAACAACGACCCGGATCTGCAACTGGTGGCCTCCGCCGAGTTGACGACCGATGGCCAGATCAAGATCAACGCCCGCAACTTCGAGGACACGGTCGCGGTGACGGACGTATCCACAACTGGTGCCGCAGGCACGGCTGCCACGCTGGGCTTCAGCACCATGTCGGCCTACAACCACTCGACACTGCTTGGCCCGCTTACCAACGCCACCACCTTCGCCTCGCTCGGCACCATCACGACCGGCGACGACCTGACGGTGGCGGTGGGCACCGATAGCTATACCTTCACGGTAACCGGCACCAACACGATCGGCGACTTCATCACCGGCTTGAACGCCGCGATCGGGACCTCGGCCCGCGCGCAACTGACCTCCAGCGGCGAGATCCAGATCCAATCGCTCGACTCTGCCAACGCCGTGACCGTTACCAGCGGCACCGGCACCGCGGCGACACAGCTGGGCTTCACACAGGTGGCCGAAACCACGCCCACACAGCCGGATATCTTCCCGGCGGCGGGCCTGGCCAACACCCCCAACGCCTATGGCTGGTGGGAATTGAGCCTTGTCGACCTCGATACCGGCACGGTCCTCAAACAAGGTTCGCTGAACTTCAACTCGGACGGCACGCTCAACGGCGCGAAGGACGTCAACGGCCTGAGCGAGATATCCCTCACCGACATCAACTGGGGCAACGGCTCCGCCCTTCAGACCATTTCGATGGATATCGGCGGCCTGACCCAGTTTTCGGGGGAATACAACGTCACCTCCGCCACCCAGAACGGCGCCGAACTTGGCCTGCGCACGGGGGTTGAGGTCGACCGCGACGGGATCGTCACGGCCCGCTTCTCGAACGGCCAGACCTCGGCTCTGTTCAAACTGCCGCTGGCGACATTCACCGCCGTCAACGGTCTTTCCGAACAATCGGGCAACGCCTTCATCCAGTCGGCGGAATCAGGTTCCTACAACCTGCGTGAGGCCGGCAACGGCGGCGCGGGGCTGGTCGAGGGATCGGCGGTCGAAACATCGAACGTCGATATCGCCGACGAGTTCACAAAAATGATCGTCACCCAGCGGTCCTATTCCGCGGGCACCAAGGTCATCCAAACGGCTGACCAAATGACGGAAGAATTGCTGAGACTGCGCTAAAAGCGCGGAGCCGCCTAACAAACAGGCAGCTGTTTCGGCTACCGCGCCCCGCCGGGTTAGAAGGACCCGGCGGGGCGCACTGTTTACCTATCCGAACGTTTTATTTAGAATCGGCGACAAATGTCCAAACCCGCAAAAAACCTCTACACCACACTGCGCGAAGCCGAATCGAAGTTCGCCGCCCGCGATTACGAGGGCGCGATCGCAGCCTATGCCCGCGCGATCGACATTGACCCATCCCAACTCGTTTTCTGGGAAAACATCGGCAAATGCTATCTTGCGGCGCGCAAGCAGGAACACGCCATTCTTGTCTTTCACAAACTTGCGTCGGAAAATCCGGGCAACGGCAACTATGTCGCCCAGCTCGCGGGCGCATTACGCTTCTATATGGTGTCGGTTGCCAATTCCACCATAAAAGCGGCTATCGCCTTGTGCCTGAAAACACACAACGTGCAGCACGAGTGGCTGTACAAATCATGGTATTCCTATCTGGGCGTTGCACCGGAATACGAACCTTTGCGGCGACTGCTGTGCGCGCCAGAGGAAACATTTTCTCCGATTTTCTTCGTCCTCCCGCCTGATTACCTGAACGATTCATTCCTCGTTGACGGAATCGCCAATTGCGCCTGCGCACTGCCCGAACAAGAAACTTTTTTCAAATCCTTGCGCGCGCATTTCATGACCATGTACGACGGCGGCGCGCAAAGCCTTACCCCTTATCGTCCGCTGCTGGGCGCGCTCGCCAGTCAGGTTTTCGCGACGGAATACGTATTCGCCGCCATGCCAGAGGAGGAAGAGCGCCTCGCCCGTCTTGAGCAGACAATCGCGACCCAAATGCCGCCAGATCATGACGCGCTATTGCTGCTTGCATGCTACCGGCCATTGGAACGCCTGCGGGGAAATCCGTCTTTCGTCGAATGGGCGCGCATGCGGGCCGAAACGAACGATGCGTTCGGCCGCCTGCTGGCGGAACAGGTCGTCACCTATATGACCGAGGAAGCCCTGCGTGAGGAGATTCCGTCTTTTGGCCGTATCGCGAACGACGTTTCACAAAAGGTCCGTGCCCAGTACGAGGAAAACCCATACCCGCGCTGGAGAAACGCTTCGACGGCGCGTATATACCCCTTCCCGGCCGATCTCTCGGCCCTGCAAAAACCGGGAAAGAAACTCGATATCCTGATCGCCGGCTGCGGCACCGGACGGCAGGTTTCCAATGTCATGCAATACACATTCGAAGCGGATACGCTTGCGATCGACCTGAGCCGCTCCAGCCTATCCTACGCGCTACGCAAGGCGCGGGAGCTTGGTTACGCCGATCGTGTCTCTTTCGCGCAGATGGACATTCTTGACGTGCGCACGCTGGACCGCAGCTTTGACATCGTGATGTCCACCGGCGTACTGCATCACATGCAAGATCCGATGGCGGGCTGGCAGGCGCTGGTCGACGTAGCGCGCCCCGGTGCCGTCCTGCAGATCGCGCTTTATTCTGACATCGCGCGCCGCCATATCGCACAGGCGCGGGACGTTATCAGGCGCGAACATATCCCTGCCTCGCCTGAAGGCATCCGCGCATTCCGTGAAAGCCTGCGCAACGGCGCCGGTGCGGATGACGACACAGCCCATCTGATCGGTGCAGGAGATTTCTATACAATGTCCAATTGCCGCGACCTGCTCTTTCACGTGCAGGAGCATCGCTTTACCATTCCACAAATACATGATGCGTTGGAAAAATTGGGATTGGAGTTTGAAAAGTTCGATTTTGCGACGCCGCGCATTTTTGATGCCTACGATCGCATGTTCCCTGGCGACCCTTCGCGCCGCAGCCTTGATAACTGGCATGCATTCGAAATCGCCAACCCAGACACTTTCATCGGCATGTACCAGATGATCCTGCGCAAATTATCATGAACGCGCTTCTTGATCGGGCCCGCGCCGCCGAATCCCGCAGTGACGACAAAACCGCGCACACTTTATATACACAGGCGCTGCAGGCAGCACCGAACGACCCTTCAACGCTTTTATCCTTCGGACACTTCCTTTTCGCCCGCCATCATTACCGTGACGCGGCGGCGCAATTCGGGCGCGCTTTGGCGAACGGACAGGTGCCGGTGACCACGCTCAAGGCGCTGGCGATCGCGCTGACCCGCGCGGGCCTGCACGCCGATGCCCTGCGCCCTTACGATGCCTACCGTGGATACGCCCCCACCGACACGGAAATAACCGCCGATTATCTGGCGACGCTTTACGCGCTCAACCGCCATGAAGACGTGCTGGCATTCGTCGCGTCCCTGCCGCTTGATCATCCGCAAGGACGCCTCGCTACCGTCTACGCAGCCGAATCCGAAATGGCGAAAGGCGATATCGACGCCGCGATTTCCCGGCTTGAATCCGCCCTTGAACGCTGGCCCGACCATATCGAGCTTTTGCCCGCGATGGGCAAAGCCTACGGCCTTGCGCGCCGCTTTGACGATGCGCTGCGTATCCTGACCCGCGCCCGTGATCTGGCGCCGGATCAGGCGATGCATTGGAACAATCTGGGCAACGCGCTTAAAAACGCGGAACGAAACGACGCGGCGCTGGCGGCCTTCGCCCGCGCCCGCGCGCTCGACCCCGCGCTTGCCGCGACCACGTTCATCAATGAAACCGGCGTATATAAACACCTGCACCGGCTGGACGACGGCATCAACGCCGCGCGCGAGGCACTGAAACGCGAACCGCACAACCCGCACGCGCATTACGCACTTGGCACGCTGCTGTTGATGGCGCGGGATTATCACGCCGCATGGCCGCATATTGAACACCGCTTTGAACGCCGCGACCCGGCGATGCAGCCGCCCCCCTTTCCCGCAAAACTATGGCGGGGCGACGATCTGGCCGGAAAGCGTCTGGCCGTCTATGCCGACCAAGGCGTCGGCGACAGCATCCAGATGCTGCGCTATCTGCCCTTGCTTGATCGTTTTCATCCCAAGCGGGTTGCCGTTTACGCACAAAACAAGCTGCGCGGCCTGATCGAAAACAACATGCCCGGTATCGGTTTCATGGCAACCGATGCACAAGGCTTTCATTGGGACGAATCCGCCTTCGACGCGTTGATCCCGATCTGCAGCCTG containing:
- the dksA gene encoding RNA polymerase-binding protein DksA, producing the protein MSTASSTVTVPPDYDPKKDKGKFMNPVMLAYFRKKLVAWREELLHGSEETVHNTLQGTELQKPDIADRAAAETDHALELRTRDRERKLIGKINEALLRVEDGSYGYCEETGEPISVARLDARPIATLSIEAQEKHERLEKTQRDD
- a CDS encoding flagellar assembly protein FliX encodes the protein MRIEGPNRSSDVKKSGKARKSGDVSSSFGAFLDSDVEEADGPRGGAPVMGVGSLLAAQAAEDPTERKARKRMTARAGKVLDALEGVHRGLLSGQITAETLERVSASVAERREKIEDPALSDLLDQVDLRAQVEMAKMEMARDTAKNKNS
- a CDS encoding flagellar basal body P-ring protein FlgI, coding for MRLRKFTLSLLVLAALAAGISMPAAASGSSRIKDIVDIEGVRDNMLIGYGLVVGLNGTGDKLNNAPFTKQSLTAMLERLGVNVRDQNLNTGNVAAVMVTGTLPPFTNQGARIDVNVSTLGDAKSLQGGTLLVTPLMAGDGEVYAVAQGPVTVSGFAAGGDAGTVTQNIPTAGRVPNGAIVEKEIGFDMAGMATVRLSLRNPDFTTARRIAATINQQYGAKVAQAENNASVKVTPPTGKSVVDTITDIEQFTIEPDQVAKIVIDERSGVIVMGADVRISTVAVAQGNLTVRITETPQVSQPAPFSQQGTTTTVPRTNIDVNTPPGNIAYLPAGVTLQELVSSLNALGVTPRDVITILQAIKAAGAIQAEIEVL
- a CDS encoding rod-binding protein: MTSVTNTAASLAPLASVDTALVRAKQGLQSTKIDPAKMKEIDATAKEFESMFIAQMIQPMFEGLSADPAFGGGEAEDTWKGMMIEQYGHKLAEAGGFGLSDSIRAAMIQMQETQQQQGNAQ
- a CDS encoding flagellar hook-length control protein FliK, which produces MPQATIASQLLPDVPLKNAGKASGRNKLTLDQLVGKPDQSTAFGKLLAGLGKGRAAQATALLSAAGKQGADTLVDPAADAALALQSLQISPELAAALKKLKRADLQSLPPEIATAFAPHMTQSGTLDAQTLSLLDTLSSGAGLTVSNSPTDLVTFVSDPGLAKALMSLSAKLDLLKQVAQGGDQAAADVTSAFAALLPASVSTTVTAPAIDAKTGQPTTTNITMTIADLDGDGFQALKKLAFADIAPYLTMPRLVHTGGNTVMKVAQGPAFLNDGNDDTATWLGNPATLSPVLQTVQALTGSTGDTSPVPVAGFPAQTNTAAAMETTVQAMMPQTMTPQASPFNHAQLMAALLGLPAQQKTAPQMQTPGMSAQAQSSATADTQTGTIAANAPNTAGLQIQAAAAPNAAAAIHISATTLMPQSTAAPHGFGKELKGLDTSLAAFDATDGNMTGLTDPALQIHADAAQNIAGSTATLTAARTAASGLHPSIHLVSAALQRGMEGAVAGIDRQFTIQLEPANLGRVKITLQFSEDNTIKAKLVAERPETVAMLQKDANTLQRTLHDQGFNLNADSLTFDLGGQGSFQGSMSQNGNSYQNGGNASTDEDGTELATIETVMPIFVDPETGLTHVNVVI
- a CDS encoding flagellar hook capping family protein, whose protein sequence is MTSISSTTLSTMATGTADAAKKAGDTYNQFLTLLTTQLQNQDPLDPMNSSEFTNQLVQFSQVEQGILTNQKLDTLLGQLNNNQMGQSLGYIGKDIYYKGDTVYYDGSGLKIGYAIDGDAKTAKLRVLDANKNVVRTMDITAGNTSGNLTWDGKDDQGLPVADGTYSVVVDALDSTGTQIGTYTGVPARVQGVEMTDGVLYLAVNGDRRIDATTVLSISEPDTIVAPDTGTGTGTTTG
- a CDS encoding flagellar hook-basal body complex protein, coding for MSLFGSLITGVSALSAQAQSISMIANNIANVNTVGYKRREAAFQSLVTSESRNARYTPGSVLARAVQKIDSQGALQQTNSTTDVAISGNGFFVVQRSPEGLQEKLFTRAGSFSEDSNGYLRNTAGFYLMGWRIDENGNLPAGRDDISSLESVNVSLLGGLTKATSSAEFSLNLDASETPTAYPVASSTAPDFKRTLRVFDSLGEGQNLELQFTKHTSPTAYSVSSISGAGAERSDLLTSFAGVDAGESVNIAVGTANNTFTVTSTSTVQDLIDFVNNDPDLQLVASAELTTDGQIKINARNFEDTVAVTDVSTTGAAGTAATLGFSTMSAYNHSTLLGPLTNATTFASLGTITTGDDLTVAVGTDSYTFTVTGTNTIGDFITGLNAAIGTSARAQLTSSGEIQIQSLDSANAVTVTSGTGTAATQLGFTQVAETTPTQPDIFPAAGLANTPNAYGWWELSLVDLDTGTVLKQGSLNFNSDGTLNGAKDVNGLSEISLTDINWGNGSALQTISMDIGGLTQFSGEYNVTSATQNGAELGLRTGVEVDRDGIVTARFSNGQTSALFKLPLATFTAVNGLSEQSGNAFIQSAESGSYNLREAGNGGAGLVEGSAVETSNVDIADEFTKMIVTQRSYSAGTKVIQTADQMTEELLRLR
- a CDS encoding methyltransferase domain-containing protein yields the protein MSKPAKNLYTTLREAESKFAARDYEGAIAAYARAIDIDPSQLVFWENIGKCYLAARKQEHAILVFHKLASENPGNGNYVAQLAGALRFYMVSVANSTIKAAIALCLKTHNVQHEWLYKSWYSYLGVAPEYEPLRRLLCAPEETFSPIFFVLPPDYLNDSFLVDGIANCACALPEQETFFKSLRAHFMTMYDGGAQSLTPYRPLLGALASQVFATEYVFAAMPEEEERLARLEQTIATQMPPDHDALLLLACYRPLERLRGNPSFVEWARMRAETNDAFGRLLAEQVVTYMTEEALREEIPSFGRIANDVSQKVRAQYEENPYPRWRNASTARIYPFPADLSALQKPGKKLDILIAGCGTGRQVSNVMQYTFEADTLAIDLSRSSLSYALRKARELGYADRVSFAQMDILDVRTLDRSFDIVMSTGVLHHMQDPMAGWQALVDVARPGAVLQIALYSDIARRHIAQARDVIRREHIPASPEGIRAFRESLRNGAGADDDTAHLIGAGDFYTMSNCRDLLFHVQEHRFTIPQIHDALEKLGLEFEKFDFATPRIFDAYDRMFPGDPSRRSLDNWHAFEIANPDTFIGMYQMILRKLS
- a CDS encoding tetratricopeptide repeat protein, which produces MNALLDRARAAESRSDDKTAHTLYTQALQAAPNDPSTLLSFGHFLFARHHYRDAAAQFGRALANGQVPVTTLKALAIALTRAGLHADALRPYDAYRGYAPTDTEITADYLATLYALNRHEDVLAFVASLPLDHPQGRLATVYAAESEMAKGDIDAAISRLESALERWPDHIELLPAMGKAYGLARRFDDALRILTRARDLAPDQAMHWNNLGNALKNAERNDAALAAFARARALDPALAATTFINETGVYKHLHRLDDGINAAREALKREPHNPHAHYALGTLLLMARDYHAAWPHIEHRFERRDPAMQPPPFPAKLWRGDDLAGKRLAVYADQGVGDSIQMLRYLPLLDRFHPKRVAVYAQNKLRGLIENNMPGIGFMATDAQGFHWDESAFDALIPICSLPAIFDTGIDTIPPQTPLRAMNRRNYGDGVTIGLAWRTKSLDAGYKRSLALHDFKGLKDIPGLRFISLQYGDIAAECDEAAKDGLRIDEDPSVDQWSDLQSFVDQIHGCTLVISIDNSTVHAAGACGVPTWTILPYDPYWRWHLDTPASPWYPGMRLYRALAPGDFSAPLDAITKDLKRLAKSDFSVLEPSPFIPGSI